The following is a genomic window from Carassius gibelio isolate Cgi1373 ecotype wild population from Czech Republic chromosome B7, carGib1.2-hapl.c, whole genome shotgun sequence.
GCGTCACTTTGCCTTCAATCAAAGCAATTGCTTTTTACAGTAAAGCGCATCCAGTAATGGCAACATACAGCTCTCCATAAGGAAAATGATTCAGCTGAGATCACCTAtgcagaaaaaattataataattaatgtaaaccctaattttaaaaaatccttattaataataatgaatgtacactgtaaaaaaaaaaactgctttagtTTATCTAATTCAGAAttgtacatttaattcaatgttacttggtgtttctttgtaattacacCAATTTCTGATTGCAAATGATTAAAGAAGGTCACGTTAATGAGTTTTTCTGACATATACTATTAAACAGTAATAAGCAGACTAGTTGATGGTGTAGGATACTTTGTTGCTTTGTTCTAGAAATGTAGTTGTTCGATTTTAGACTGCTTAGCATTTTAGCCAGCATGTTTAAACAGTATTTGTCATAGGTGAAGTGACTGGCGGACTGCCATGCAGGCGCTAAAGCACTAGCTGCTTTATTTAGCTCCATGTGTTGATGTATTTCATTTAGAtcagtccattttttttttgttggatgtACAGCGCCGGAGGCTTGTAATCCATTTACTTAATGACATCTTACTGTGGCGAAATCATCGCACTTCCATACTCAATTATGCAGCTCGATTAGCAAATACCTGCAaagcttttttattataatagttttcTCAGACGTACCAAAAATAACTGTCCATCTATTTCTATTGCTGACGAAAGACTGTTACTTAAAGCAGTAAAAAGTATAGATCAAATTCAATGCCAGGAGCATTTAGTTATGCAATTGTTGCATTTCCACCTTTGTTTGCTCTGTGAAATATGCCATAAGTAATTACAATGAAATTTGTCTAGTGATAggagtaatgtaatgtaaaagttTGCAGATAAAGATTAATTGACCGGCTGGGTCTCAGAGAGACCCTGTCTCTCAGGGGCACGAGAACTTACAATCTCTCCTTATTAGCAGAGAGGAATGGGCCGGGCGGCAGAGCCACTGCAATATGAAATGACTCACTACTACTATGAGGGCATAGAGGTTAATTAACAAAGTATCTAACTGGATGGGATCCATTTGAACTGTGTGAGGACACAAGAAAGCACTTGCCGTCAGGATTGTTGAGAAGGTTGTGATGGGAAACTCGGATGAGTGGTTTTAGCGATTAGAACGAGCCACGTTTATGAGACtatatgaatgaaaatgaatcatTCACATTGTGGTCTTTTAttctcatttaaaatgttattggtTGAATGAGGGAATATATAAAAGGTGGCATTCTCTCAGATAGTCGCAGGGAAAGGCGCTGTATGGTGAACGTAAGACtcctttttttaaacatgtcACTCTCGTTTACGAGATCAGAAAGATGGGTTTCATAAGACCTCAATGAATAAAAAGATCAATGCACCCTGATAAGATATAACGGGTCTCTGTGCCCTCTTTAAATGACACCAAAAAAGGTAATTTGACTTGTATTTTGGGAAATTGATTTAACTGTGAACAAGTTCCCATGGCTGGCCGCTGCATGTCAATTGAAAAACACAACCATGACAAACGGCTCCCACAAGGGTTCATGCAGAATGACTGCTGTCATTGTAATATGCACAGAGGAGCCAATAAGATCAAATGAAGCGTGTCTTTGGGACTACAAAACACAATGCAATGGTGCAAATACTATTCTTTTCCTAGAACAGGCAGTGCTACAACTATTCAGATGTAGAAATACatttgtaacaattttttttcatgcaaccAGACTTCTTAATTTGACTTAATTTCATTATTATGTTAAATTGGCATTCAGAACAACTGTAGAATAATGTTGAACCTTGTCGTCATCATTTATTTCAGATTATTGTGTCAGAAATTCAAAACTGAACATGACATGAGGGGGCATGTTGCGACTATGCATTGCAGACCAATTCCTTAAACAACCAGTCAATCAGTCAATAAATCAAGTACCCCAAACCTTATgtatctaaaatacattttaatcttgCTCAAATTCACAATTGTTACAATTTGTAATTCAGTGGTAGAACCTCTTTCCTTTAATTCAAACATTACTGTACAACAGCGGCATGTAAAGTGTGTTACATCAAGGCACAAGACACATCCATATTCAGGGAAGCCTTTTTATGAGGCACTGCTTTAATATGATCCCCAAAATACTGTAATGTGCTGAGACACATTAAAGGAACGTGGGCCAAACCAGACTGTACATACTGAATGTGCTCTCTTCTGAGAGGAAAGAAAGAAGCAATGCACTTCCTCGGATCCACATGAGTAGAAAAAATGAGGGCTACTGATCGCCgctttatcttttcttttcttttttaacttaTGTTGCTTCAtggaagagacaaaaaaaaaggagCAGTTATAATGTCTGGCTGGATGGAAATGATCAGTGCTATCAATTGGAGTCCAGTCAGATGAAAGTAAGGAGTTTCCATTCCCAGGGGTCATAATGTGGACATGATGCTTTCTCTTTTATTGACAGCAATCAAAGAAGAAGTGTGGACGTGTAGACTGGTGACCTGTCGAAATAAGTTATTTAGGATCTTATCAGAATTGTATGACATCAGCAACATATCAAGAGTCCAGTTATgaaaatgcttctttttttttgcaatcatcAACATAAATATAACATCAGCATAAGAATATGAGAGAAGTTAAACTGAAAAATTATTATGTCGACAAAAACAAGAAATGTGCAaaagtgcaaatatatatacatggttTTAtcttgcaccttttttttttccaaatggaCACCTTACTGTGACAGTTGTCACATAATTATAGAACTTTATCACAAGAACATAAATGTAATCATATACTGTGATATCATAAAGCACAATAATTCCAACCATTGTCATGACAGAATTATCTTGATTGCGGTTCACATTAAATTAATGGGATGACTCTGCTAGTTAAAATGACACGAGAGTGTTCAGAACACTATTCACATACCATTTCACAAAGACCCATTCAGTTGACTACTCCTGACTGAGCCTCCTTCGTCTGCCGAATGCCTGAGAGCCCACATTAGTTGGGACAAATTTGCTGCTTCCAATTCCCCCCGAGCGGCTCAGGAAGTCTGCCAGGCGATGGGTCACACATGTGGCTGTGTTACAAGCTCTCTTCTGTGTTGTAACACTGGAGGGGGGGAAATATTAGGAATTTATATCTTCATGAAGAAATGAATAAACACATGAAAATTATTCATTTGAAATGTGcaatatttgaatgaattatatgaaacaaaaaagaaaaatggtaaCGGTAATATATCTTACCTAAAATGGGTACTTAAGCCTGATTACTTATAATTGATCAAATTAAAAACACTTGTGCATTTCTGAGCTTTAAACAAACAACAAGCAAAAAATATCTCCTtctaaaaatatctttattagaTCAAGAACAAAGCCAAATCACACAAGACAGGAATTTTGTTGTGGGTTTAAAAAAAGCTCATCATTACGCCCTATCTACCAATGAGAGCTCCCCGATTTCATGAATTAGTTATATAACCCAAATAGATCGGGTGACTATATGAAATTAGTGGAACAGAGTCTTTCTGAGATTTGTTACTCTGCCAAAGAAAGTAGAAAACGATGTTCTTTCAAGTCAATCAGGCAAGCAAACTTCCACATGCACTCGCATATCAGGGCCAAGCATGGGTTTATAGCTGCTGCCGATTAGACACGATCGAGCGCCTCTCCGTATCCAGCCAACACATCACTCTCATCCAGGCTGCGCTTCTTGCCCGGCGTACCCGCTCCTACATTGGTGCGTGGATATGTCTGCAGTTTGTGCAGCTCCTGGGACAGTTTCCCCAGCACGCAAGTGCTGAGGCTGGAGCAGCGCTTGGACACGGCTCTACCCAAGCTGTGAGGAAACAGACCACATGCAGAGAAACTCATAGACACGTAGACATGCAAGAGCATTCACATACAGGATAGACATGATGACAGGATGCATGTTGACATGCTTCCTAGCTAGGCTGTCATTATGGTCTCAAATCATGCTTCGATAATTCATTTCTACTGCACTTTTCATGTCTTTACTTGAGCATATCATGCAGGCATTTCCTCACATGGTTTAAGATCATGCTTCCATCCATGCCGTTTGATATACTCGTTTTCATGCATTGAGAGCAAAACAGGCATTTACAAACAGTCAATATCTCGTAAATCTGATGGGTAAATAAAGGTTCATGCAGAGAATAAACTGACAGAGGACTCTGAGGCTTTAATTGAAAAATGAACCCCCATATCTGTACAGAAATGTATCACATACCTGTCATATACAACAAGTACAAGTACACCTGACATTAAGGAGGCATTGCTTTCATTTTGGAAGAATTTCAGCCTTACTTTCTTAAATATGAGAGAAACAAATCAGTGCACACTCTCTGAATTAGGCAACAGGTTGTGTTTTGCAATGGTTTGAATAGTAGATACGACGGGATTTGTACCTGTTTTCCTCAGCTGACTGTTGCTCCATGTCCTCTGCGGTCATCTGCATGAATTCTTTGACAATTGCATGCAGCAATCTCCTCGCTTCGTAGTCGGTAAGCGTAGTTCGATCTGGTGATGATTCCACTGCGGGCCTGCAATGCAACGATTATCATGTCTTTGGAGACTATGCAAACGGTTTGTGTGAGGTATACATTTTTTGCATGATAAAAGCTCTTTTTGCTTGCTCCGTCAAATCCTAAACATAATCAAAACAATCTTCTAAGAGTATGGCACTTAAATGCTGTCCAGTTGCCAAGTTAAGATTTATCACCCGATCAATACTGTCGTAAGCAGAGTGGGTTTGGCCGGGATTCATCTGATGTAATCAGAAGACTGATAGTCCATGATGCCGCAACCTCTAATGAAAACATATGCTCTCTTGTCTCCGTCTGAATGACCACTTTCACTTACAGATGTTTGTAGCTAATTTAAGGAGTTATCGTGGGAAAAAGCACTGCCCTTTGAGTATTTATCAGCATGACAATATAATTCTTTTTAAACCTCACCTGGCAGGAGCTGCATTAGAGCTGTACATCTGGCAAATAATCAGAGCATAGGCAACAAGGAAAGCGGAGATCTTCAACATAACCATGGTCCCCTGTGGTAAAACATTTCATCATTAGATAGTTTAAGGACAGACTCGAAAAAGGACAAGATTCGGTCAACCCATTACTGGTGAAAGAGTCGAAAATGCATTTTTCCTATCTATTCAGCTAGTGTTTTTTTATCCTGCCAAACTCTCTCCTGCTTTTCAGTGTCATTGGCACACTATTTGACCTAGCTTAAAAAACGAAAATAATATTTGGAAAGTCCTCTCCCGTTTGCCGTTTGAAAAACCAGAGCTTTAGTGGTTGGTGCAGACGTCTTCTACTGTCAGGCGCTATGCTATAACTGCAGCATTAAAGATATTAGTCTCGTGATTTTCCTTCCAGCAGGACCCTGTGCATTAGTGTAATGAGCTGCTGTCTCTGCACCCACAGCCAGGTCTAAGGACCCATCCAATTCTCCTTGAGGAAATCCATCGAGCATGCCTTTCAGTCCCGAAGAGTAATGCATATACCATTAAGTACTCCCTaacattttattcagtttatttacaCACATCTACAGTACAGTATATTGAGAATGATAAGAATCATGGCACATCTAGTATGTGTAAAGCCATAAATAGTTGTTACTTACCTTGAGAAGTTCGGCTTCGTGCAATAGATATAGAAAAGAGTTGTCCCAAAATAGAGGGGATATTTCAACTTGATGAAATTTTGAGTCTGTTGCATTAAGCTACAATACACCTGCCTATATACCCACCATGTGGGTCTCACTATTGACAGTGTGGGTGTTTAATGATTCTCCGGCAGCCAACCAGAACTCACTGCTCCCTCATCCAACCAATCAGATTGTCCTCAGGCTTCTGGAAAAAAATGATAGAGTGTGTCACCCCAATGACGTCATTCTTCAATCACAATCTGCTCCATTCACAAAAATTTACCAGTGATCAGCAAAATTCAATATcgtttgaaaaaaagaaattaagtaaACTATTTAAAGAAAGTCTatgatctgtttttctgttgttatcaTTCTTAGTTTCATGCTGGTACAAAACTATTGATtgtgatctgtctgtctgtctgtctatctatacgTGTATGTGATATGAAACAGAGTTTGCATGATACTTATTTTTCTGCTTAGTgctttaattgaatttttttcacaGTTATGATTCATTAGAAATCCTTGAGTGAAGGACATACACAGTTGTTGTGGCTACTTAtttaaagaacagagagaaaaaaatgcacaagGCTTATGTGTGACATTTTGGTAAATCCATTTCAAATTACATGCAAGACAAATGCTGATGGCGGAAAACAAACTCAGACTCAAAAGTATCCTGTAATAATGTGTGTGATCAATTGCAACATTGCTCTTGTCCTTATTTGGGTTTTCTTGACGTTATGACCCTTTGAAAGAATCAAAGAGGTTACGACCATAACAAGCCTTCTATCTCAGTCCCAATTACTGAACTCTTTGTCTTGAGGCATCATCTGACTCCTCTTCTCTATTGGCTTAGGCCTAATAAACCATTTCCACTAAAAGACAGTGTTTGCGTCACAAAGGAACCCCATTAGTCTGGATGAGCCTTTTAGTGATATCGAACCCAAAGCCTCGCCAATGACAGAATCGGTAAATCTGGGCAATGTGACAGGACCATGGACCCCCGCTACGGATGCAAACTACACTTGTATGCGTGATGAACTCCTTCTGACTAATGAAGGGTCATTTCCGCTAGAGGATCACTTTGCTGAGACTTACCATGTCCATAGATCAGTGAGTAAGCAAACAAAGTAAGCCGGCAAGTTTTCCTTTCCTGCATGAAACTTTGAAGTCGATACTGTAACCTTTCAAATTTGGTCATGCTTTAACATCACTCACTCCACCCGGCCTCCTGTAAGTTATTTCAGAAGACAGATAATCATTTGGTTTCGAGGCAGATGATGTCcttttggattacatttgttCATGGGCGCCATTCGCCTATGACACGCTTTGAGAGTTCATCTAAGGAAAAGGCATCGCTAACCGCAGCTGTTATCGTGGTGCAGAAGACATCCGACAAAGCTTTTCTGGACTGTGCGGCTGTTTAAACACCTGCAGATGGAACCGAACAGGGATTAAGTGTGATTTGTAATGACTCTGAGAGGAAAACTAAGCACTATCCATAACCCTCTCTGAGACAAAGAGTAGGCACTAAATGGTCAGCGAGGAGCCAGCACAGTTCATCCTTAGACATTAAGGAAATGAGATTTAATCACTGAGTGTTGCTCATCAATCAAGCCTTTTGAGTGAGTTAGAGTTCATCATAATCTCGTCTGTGTGCTTTACTGATCACACACCATCCTTTTATTTAGACTATATACATCTGACTAGGATTGGCACGCAACCAagcactaacaaaaaaaaaaaaaatgcctgagACACCTCTGATTGGTATGAGCTGGGCCCATTCAAAACTGCTTACTGCGTGTGCAACACTATACAGCAAAATGCAATATGCAGGAAAAAAGCTATTTCTGAATCACGGCATCCTCCATTACTAATTACATTTTCGACTTCATCTCTTGCTAAAATCACAGCAAAGGTTTTCTTTTCGTTATGTGCCGGTAGTCCTCTGAGGTCCCACTTTCCTTTATTGATTAATCTATGTTGACTGAGATCcataataagatgtttcttatCGGGGGATACATTGAATGTTCTAGATGTCCTCATTATGTATCACAAACACTGCAGTCTTTGAACAGAATCCTCTGAGACCTGCTGGATTTGTCTATCCATACTGATGCAATGGAATGGCTCAGTAGAAAACTTCATAGATAATAAGGCAAAGATACCACAGAATAGTGCATGATCAATGTAGAAAATCACTGGATTAATATGTGATTACTATGGTTAACACTCTGATACTTCATTCACACATCCTTTAATATTCTAAAAACATCAGAGGCTGGTTTGATTTCTGTTATGCAAAGACATTTGCTTTGTTTTCCTCTTCAA
Proteins encoded in this region:
- the LOC127962437 gene encoding calcitonin gene-related peptide-like isoform X1, whose translation is MVMLKISAFLVAYALIICQMYSSNAAPARPAVESSPDRTTLTDYEARRLLHAIVKEFMQMTAEDMEQQSAEENSVTTQKRACNTATCVTHRLADFLSRSGGIGSSKFVPTNVGSQAFGRRRRLSQE
- the LOC127962437 gene encoding calcitonin-1-like isoform X2, yielding MVMLKISAFLVAYALIICQMYSSNAAPARPAVESSPDRTTLTDYEARRLLHAIVKEFMQMTAEDMEQQSAEENSLGRAVSKRCSSLSTCVLGKLSQELHKLQTYPRTNVGAGTPGKKRSLDESDVLAGYGEALDRV